In the genome of Arthrobacter alpinus, the window TCTACGTGCTGGGCAAAGCCTTCCTCCAGGAAATCCTGGACGCCCGGCGTGAAGGCCGACCGCTGATTTAGCGGCCACAACAAAAAACTGCCCTGCCGGTTCGTCAAGAAGATTTCTTGATGAACCGGCAGGGCAGTTTGCGTGGTGCCGGTGAGTTCTACTCGCCGGACTCCTTGGCTACCGTCTCACCGTTGCGGCGGCGGGTGCGGGTCCGGCGTGCACGCGGTGCCGCGGCCTCGGCCGAGGCCGCCACAGGGGCACTGTTTTCGGCCGGCGCGGCACTTTCGGATGATGGACGACGGCGGCTCCGGCCGCCCTCGCGCTTCTCACCTGTGCTGCTGGCGGCACGGCTTCCGCCGTCACGGCCGGACTCCTCGCGGCGCTTCTCACCGTGGCGGGCACCGGTGTGGTTGCCACCGCGGTTGGCGTTGCGGTCGCCGCCACGAGAGGAGTCCTGCTTCGGGGCGTTGCGCTTACCGGTCTCGCCCAGATCCTCCAGCACTTCGGCGTCAATGCCTGCGTGCGTGCGCTTGTCGCGCGGCAGGCGGCCCTTGGTACCGGCCGGAATATCCAGATCCGTGTAGAGGTGAGGGGAGGAGGAATACGTCTCGATGGGCTCGGGAACGCTCAAACCCAGTGCCTTGTTGACGAGGGCCCAGCGAGGCATGTCATCCCAGTCAACGAAGGTCACGGCCGTGCCCTTGTTGCCTGCGCGGCCGGTACGGCCCACGCGGTGCAGGTAGATCTTCTCGTCTTCAACGCACTGGTAGTTGACCACGTGCGTGACATCATCGACGTCGATGCCGCGAGCGGCAACGTCGGTGGCCACCAGAACGTCAACCTTGTTGTTACGGAAGGCCCGCAGGGCCTGCTCGCGGGCACCCTGACCCAGATCGCCGTGAATGGCTGCCGCAGCAAATCCGCGGTCAACCAGCTCCTCGGCCACCTTGGCTGCGGTGCGCTTGGTCTTGGTGAAGATGATGGAACGGCCACGGTCCTTGGCCTGCAGGATCCGGGCCAAAACCTCGATCTTGTCCAGGTTGTGGGCACGGTAGATGAGCTGGCGGATGTCGCGCTTGGTCAAGCCCTCGTCGTCCGGGTCAGCGGCACGGATGTGCGTGGGCTGGGTCATGTAGCGCCGTGCCATGGCAACAACCGGGCCGGGCATGGTGGCCGAGAACAACAGTGTCTGGCGAACCGGAGGAGTGCCGGCAATCAACGTTTCAACGTCGGGCAGGAAGCCCAGATCCAGCATTTCGTCGGCCTCGTCGAGGATCACGATGCGTACGTGCTTGACGTTCAGGTGGCGCTGCTTGAGCAGATCGATCAGGCGGCCGGGCGTACCAACAATAAGTTCGACACCCTTTTGCAGGGCCTCGACCTGGGGCTCGTAGGCGCGGCCACCATAAATTGTGGCGATGCGGATGCCGCGGTGCTTGGAGGCGGTGGTGAGATCTCCGGCCACCTGCACGGCAAGCTCGCGGGTGGGCACAATCACCATGGCCTGGGGGGCGCCCGGGGCGGCAAGCTTTGCAAAGCCTTCGTCCTTGGGGGCCACAATGCGGTTCAATGCCGGGATGCCGAAACCGAGCGTCTTGCCCGTTCCGGTCTTGGCCTGGCCAATGATGTCGTGCCCGGTCAACGCGATGGGCAGGGTCATGGCCTGGATCGGGAAGGGGTGGAGGATGCCGGCCTCGGTCAGGGAGGAAACGATCTCGTGGTGCACGCCAAAGCTGGCGAACGTTTCCTTTTCTTCGTGCCGGGCAGGCTCGGTGCTGCTGAGGGATCCGTCAATTTCAACGATCTCGTTGCTGTCTTCTGCCTGCAGGAGTGAATCTGCTTCAATGCTCAAATGCTTACCATTCAATTCGTCTATACAAGGTGCCGTCAGCCGGGCTCAACGCTGGCGCTTGGAAGGCCTCACGGAACGCAGGTCGGCGGCACTATCTAGGGAAGCCGATCGCGGGCTAACAAAAACTTAGCCCTCCCTTTTGTCAGAACGACGGGTTTGGGAGGAGCTGAAAAGACGCGCGTTGGGGCGGGTTTGTTGAATCAATACTTTTTAATCAACGACCGGGCATCCATGTCTACCTCTTCAGTCTAGCCGCACACCCTAACTTTGCGCTGACGGCACGAACGTTACGCTGCGCTTGGCAATATCGACAGCGGTAAGCCGTACCCGAACCACGGTTCCCGGAGTCAGGTCACCTTCGCAGTAGGCGGTCACGGCAGGGACGCTGATCTGGATGGAACTGCGGGCGGTTGCGGACTTGGAATTGTGGCCGTTGCTGCGTGGCCCGGCAAGGACGACGGCGTCAAACTCGCCTCCCACCTGGTGGCTTAGCAAGGCCGCCTCAACAGTGTCGATCGCCGCCTTGTCCACCTTGCTGGCCAGCTGGTTTGAGGCACTCATGATCTCAGGCAGTTCTGCCAGTGCCTCAACGGCCCACACCGGAACCTCTTCCTGGGCGCACAAGGCGGCGCAGAGGGACAGTACGAACCGGTCGACGAGCCTGCGCAGGGGGGCGGTGGTGTGCGCGTAAGGCGCGGCAACCGCGGCCTGCATGATTTCTTGGGGAACCGTGCCGTTGAATGGGGTGTAACCGGCGCCCCTGAACAGGCTTGCCGCCGCGTGCATCAGGGCAAGTTGCTTGGGATCCTCGGTATTGAGACTACGCAGA includes:
- a CDS encoding putative transporter small subunit translates to MTVFFLSLYVLIWPVIVAGVLYVLGKAFLQEILDARREGRPLI
- a CDS encoding DEAD/DEAH box helicase, yielding MEADSLLQAEDSNEIVEIDGSLSSTEPARHEEKETFASFGVHHEIVSSLTEAGILHPFPIQAMTLPIALTGHDIIGQAKTGTGKTLGFGIPALNRIVAPKDEGFAKLAAPGAPQAMVIVPTRELAVQVAGDLTTASKHRGIRIATIYGGRAYEPQVEALQKGVELIVGTPGRLIDLLKQRHLNVKHVRIVILDEADEMLDLGFLPDVETLIAGTPPVRQTLLFSATMPGPVVAMARRYMTQPTHIRAADPDDEGLTKRDIRQLIYRAHNLDKIEVLARILQAKDRGRSIIFTKTKRTAAKVAEELVDRGFAAAAIHGDLGQGAREQALRAFRNNKVDVLVATDVAARGIDVDDVTHVVNYQCVEDEKIYLHRVGRTGRAGNKGTAVTFVDWDDMPRWALVNKALGLSVPEPIETYSSSPHLYTDLDIPAGTKGRLPRDKRTHAGIDAEVLEDLGETGKRNAPKQDSSRGGDRNANRGGNHTGARHGEKRREESGRDGGSRAASSTGEKREGGRSRRRPSSESAAPAENSAPVAASAEAAAPRARRTRTRRRNGETVAKESGE